The Verrucomicrobium spinosum DSM 4136 = JCM 18804 genome includes a region encoding these proteins:
- a CDS encoding GNAT family N-acetyltransferase, which produces MTPPPAPRLLLSLRDGTPVLLRMFTPADRAAVQEAFRRLSLDSHYYRFWTQHRDLPDSLLTRFLNPEPGLHETWAVLDPALPDEPGQGGGSFWRLEEEPWRAEISFTVADEVQHRGVGSLLLALLWMRACGAGITEFFGVVLPDNYTVLDWFRALGARMTLHGGQYVFELDLNEAKLKPTPTTERFKQRLREVEAALTGAEDQGP; this is translated from the coding sequence GTGACGCCTCCGCCCGCCCCTCGTCTGCTTTTGAGCCTCCGCGATGGCACACCCGTGTTGTTGCGGATGTTCACCCCGGCCGATCGGGCGGCGGTGCAGGAGGCCTTCCGCCGCCTGTCGCTGGATTCCCATTACTACCGGTTTTGGACTCAGCATCGCGACTTGCCCGACTCGCTGCTCACGCGATTTCTCAACCCTGAACCGGGGCTGCATGAAACCTGGGCGGTGCTCGATCCTGCCCTGCCAGACGAGCCGGGTCAGGGAGGTGGGTCTTTTTGGAGGCTGGAAGAAGAGCCCTGGCGGGCTGAGATCTCCTTCACGGTGGCAGACGAGGTGCAGCACCGTGGGGTGGGCAGCTTGCTCCTCGCCCTTCTCTGGATGCGCGCATGCGGAGCTGGCATCACCGAGTTCTTCGGCGTGGTGTTGCCAGACAACTACACCGTGTTGGACTGGTTTCGCGCTCTCGGTGCACGGATGACGCTACATGGGGGACAGTATGTTTTTGAGCTGGATCTGAATGAGGCAAAGCTTAAACCGACTCCCACGACGGAGCGCTTCAAGCAGCGATTGCGGGAGGTGGAAGCGGCGCTGACGGGGGCCGAAGACCAGGGGCCCTGA
- a CDS encoding L,D-transpeptidase family protein: MTFHCNHSVITCIAVLLAIANFLSPGSAYSQIPSSARQVIVAVAPSWESATATLQCWERPSAESPWRPVFKNAWPVNLGRHGLAWGRGVFQPSNPEIPWKVEKDGKAPAGVFELGRLHGAAATPPKGASWPYLQVGPWDAWVDDPRLPHYNQHVRVDPQNVPPWFESQRMRLGDDAYKWLLEIRHNTNPASPGYGSAIFFHVRRGPTRPSAGCTTMAVENLESMIRWIKTDKYPYYVLLPQSEYQKMRSAWKLP; this comes from the coding sequence ATGACCTTCCATTGTAACCACTCCGTAATTACATGCATCGCTGTTTTGTTGGCGATCGCGAATTTTTTATCTCCTGGATCAGCCTATTCCCAGATTCCCAGCTCTGCGAGGCAGGTCATTGTGGCCGTGGCCCCCAGCTGGGAAAGCGCTACCGCCACCCTCCAGTGCTGGGAACGCCCCTCCGCTGAGAGCCCGTGGCGTCCCGTCTTTAAGAATGCCTGGCCAGTGAACTTAGGCCGGCACGGACTGGCATGGGGGCGTGGAGTATTCCAACCGAGCAATCCAGAAATCCCCTGGAAGGTGGAAAAGGACGGTAAGGCACCGGCAGGCGTGTTTGAGCTGGGACGACTGCATGGAGCCGCTGCCACCCCACCGAAAGGGGCCTCCTGGCCATACCTGCAAGTGGGCCCATGGGACGCATGGGTGGATGACCCTCGGCTTCCCCACTACAATCAGCACGTGCGGGTAGATCCTCAGAATGTGCCCCCGTGGTTTGAAAGCCAGCGCATGCGCCTGGGCGATGACGCCTACAAGTGGCTCCTGGAAATCCGCCACAACACCAATCCCGCCTCCCCGGGATACGGCAGCGCCATCTTCTTTCATGTCCGCCGCGGCCCTACCCGCCCCAGCGCAGGCTGCACCACCATGGCCGTGGAGAATCTCGAGTCCATGATCCGCTGGATCAAGACGGACAAGTACCCCTACTACGTGCTCCTCCCGCAGAGTGAGTACCAGAAAATGCGCTCAGCGTGGAAGTTGCCGTGA
- a CDS encoding non-canonical purine NTP pyrophosphatase yields the protein MKSLFVATGNPHKTGEIRSMLGDAYDVSDMTAHPHLPLPEETGETFEANATIKALAASSALPDALVLSDDSGLEVDALGGAPGVISARYAGANATDSDNRRLLKEQLAQLAKQTETPLFNGRFRCCMVLAQNGRVLGVFDGAVEGCLLLAEDGGGGFGYDPLFVPEGYENSFGVLPLEVKNQLSHRSRALAKVVAWLAEQA from the coding sequence GTGAAATCACTTTTCGTCGCTACCGGCAACCCGCACAAAACGGGCGAGATTCGCAGCATGCTTGGAGACGCTTATGACGTTTCGGACATGACTGCGCACCCACATCTGCCCCTACCTGAGGAAACGGGCGAGACGTTTGAGGCCAATGCCACGATCAAGGCTCTGGCGGCCAGCTCGGCACTCCCTGATGCACTTGTGCTCTCTGACGATTCAGGGCTGGAGGTGGATGCTCTGGGTGGGGCACCTGGCGTCATCTCCGCGAGGTACGCAGGTGCCAATGCTACGGACTCAGACAATCGCAGGCTCTTGAAGGAACAACTTGCCCAACTGGCGAAGCAGACGGAAACACCACTTTTCAACGGTCGATTCCGTTGCTGCATGGTGCTGGCACAGAATGGGCGCGTTCTGGGCGTGTTCGACGGAGCTGTGGAAGGGTGTCTCCTGCTGGCGGAGGATGGGGGAGGCGGCTTCGGCTATGATCCGTTGTTTGTTCCCGAAGGTTATGAGAACAGCTTCGGCGTGCTGCCACTGGAAGTGAAGAATCAACTCAGTCATCGGTCCCGCGCCCTGGCCAAGGTGGTGGCATGGCTGGCGGAGCAGGCCTGA
- a CDS encoding M20/M25/M40 family metallo-hydrolase, which yields MLEAPAKEFLLDYLNTPSPTGFEWRGQRKWADYVRKFSDRVESDAYGTAWATLEGSAKKPKQIMLESHADEIGFMVKMITKDGFLYLDRVGGSDAATARGRRLDILGDKGVVRGIIGNTAIHIRERENEKAPQVHELYVDIGASNPKEVAEAGIRVGHPAVYSYGAEFMGKELLLGRALDNRIGGFIIAQVMKRLSAKKKRPGATVVAVNAIQEEIGGNGAKMIANRLMPDVAVVLDVTHATDTPGIDKAKHGDVTLGGGPSITHGTCNHPMVVQRLLDSAEKVKVEIQHESSSRYSGTDTDSIFTVGNGIPSGLISLPLRYMHSVVEMANLKDVQQVIDVLVAFVESVGPDDEFKIKI from the coding sequence ATGCTTGAAGCACCTGCCAAAGAATTCCTCCTCGACTATCTCAACACTCCCAGCCCGACCGGGTTCGAATGGCGGGGCCAGCGCAAGTGGGCCGACTACGTGCGCAAGTTTTCCGATCGTGTGGAGAGCGATGCGTACGGCACCGCCTGGGCCACGCTGGAAGGCAGCGCCAAGAAGCCCAAGCAGATCATGCTGGAGTCCCATGCTGATGAGATTGGCTTCATGGTGAAGATGATCACCAAGGACGGGTTCCTCTACCTTGATCGTGTGGGCGGGTCTGATGCGGCTACGGCCCGGGGGCGTCGTCTGGACATCTTGGGCGACAAAGGGGTGGTGCGCGGCATCATTGGCAACACGGCGATTCACATCCGTGAACGGGAAAATGAAAAGGCACCCCAGGTGCACGAGCTGTATGTGGATATTGGCGCCTCGAACCCCAAGGAAGTCGCTGAAGCAGGCATCCGCGTGGGCCATCCGGCTGTGTATTCCTACGGTGCCGAGTTCATGGGCAAGGAGTTGCTTCTGGGCCGGGCGCTGGACAACCGCATCGGTGGCTTCATCATCGCGCAGGTCATGAAGCGCCTGAGTGCGAAGAAAAAGCGCCCTGGTGCCACGGTGGTGGCGGTGAACGCCATCCAGGAGGAAATCGGCGGCAACGGGGCCAAGATGATCGCCAACCGGCTCATGCCGGACGTGGCGGTGGTTCTGGATGTCACGCATGCCACGGACACGCCGGGCATCGACAAGGCCAAGCACGGTGATGTGACTCTGGGAGGCGGCCCCAGCATCACCCACGGCACTTGCAACCATCCCATGGTGGTGCAACGCCTCCTTGACTCCGCGGAGAAGGTCAAGGTGGAGATCCAGCACGAGTCCTCCTCCCGGTACAGCGGGACGGACACGGACAGCATCTTCACGGTGGGCAACGGGATTCCCAGCGGATTGATCTCCCTGCCGCTGCGCTACATGCACTCCGTGGTGGAGATGGCCAATCTCAAGGACGTGCAACAGGTCATTGACGTGCTGGTGGCGTTCGTGGAGAGCGTGGGGCCTGACGACGAGTTCAAGATCAAGATCTAG
- a CDS encoding phosphodiester glycosidase family protein, with product MTWRLALILLLATGLPGGGRLPAQDVVVSLGHGVVWSRKDISAPLEGWLQVVTFDASKVKVEVLARQDRETALPMHRWMTEARAIAGCNGGYFDPATFAPSGLQVVEGLATGKYQQFGEWGGGFGVRSGKAQIWTEQEILAMPTFEAESFVQCSPVLVDGVRRFTGAGEDVRARRTFIAHDGGARWALGVTSGIGLRELAELLVNQGAGLLGFKVSRALNLDGGPSTGLWGRDEKGKVVVHEKEMWSVKNCVVIRPLQ from the coding sequence ATGACCTGGCGACTCGCATTGATCCTGCTGCTGGCCACAGGACTGCCTGGCGGCGGCAGACTCCCGGCGCAGGATGTTGTTGTTTCCTTGGGCCATGGAGTGGTGTGGAGCCGCAAGGACATCAGTGCTCCACTGGAAGGATGGTTGCAGGTAGTAACTTTTGATGCCTCCAAAGTGAAGGTGGAGGTGCTGGCGAGGCAGGACAGGGAGACTGCGCTCCCCATGCATCGCTGGATGACGGAGGCGCGGGCGATCGCCGGTTGCAATGGGGGGTATTTTGATCCCGCCACCTTTGCTCCTTCAGGGCTCCAGGTGGTGGAAGGTCTGGCCACGGGCAAGTACCAGCAGTTCGGAGAGTGGGGTGGCGGATTCGGGGTGCGGTCAGGGAAAGCCCAGATCTGGACGGAGCAGGAAATACTCGCGATGCCAACGTTTGAAGCGGAATCCTTTGTTCAGTGCAGTCCCGTGCTGGTCGATGGAGTTCGTCGATTTACAGGTGCTGGGGAGGATGTTCGCGCACGCAGGACATTCATCGCCCACGACGGTGGGGCACGCTGGGCCCTGGGGGTGACGTCAGGGATCGGATTGAGAGAGCTGGCCGAATTGCTGGTCAACCAAGGGGCTGGACTTTTGGGGTTCAAGGTGAGCCGCGCACTGAATCTTGATGGTGGTCCCTCCACAGGGCTGTGGGGCAGAGATGAAAAAGGGAAAGTGGTGGTCCACGAGAAGGAGATGTGGTCTGTGAAAAACTGTGTGGTGATCCGCCCTCTGCAGTGA
- a CDS encoding phosphodiester glycosidase family protein, protein MVSSFRLISHLAPLFLVMGVIVETLPAQWTVRSQAGPVKLPGGAIQVKKQLAGPTEAELNLILFTAGKYEMRVVHQPERDKGVSLATKMRELGAIAGCNGGYFTPDFLPLGLEVSDGVRSGTFQRSSLLGGVFLVRHGRPAMVWKDEYIEQKGVTQLLQAGPRLVHAGLPVAGLEATKRRARTFILTDQAGNWALGTCKSVTLRELSDLLSTRALLPEVTVKRALNFDGGNSTGLWWRAEGGQEHGEREYARVRNFLVLMPKTPVAAR, encoded by the coding sequence ATGGTTTCCTCCTTCCGGCTCATTTCGCATCTTGCTCCGTTATTTCTGGTGATGGGGGTGATCGTTGAGACGCTGCCTGCGCAGTGGACGGTGCGATCTCAAGCCGGGCCCGTTAAACTGCCCGGTGGTGCGATACAGGTGAAGAAGCAGCTTGCGGGCCCCACCGAGGCGGAGTTGAACCTGATCCTTTTCACCGCTGGCAAGTATGAGATGCGGGTGGTTCATCAGCCTGAGCGTGACAAGGGGGTGTCTCTGGCCACGAAGATGCGTGAACTGGGGGCCATTGCGGGGTGCAACGGAGGATACTTTACGCCAGATTTTTTGCCCCTCGGGTTGGAAGTGAGTGATGGGGTGCGCAGTGGAACGTTTCAGCGCAGTTCCCTGCTAGGGGGCGTCTTTTTGGTGAGGCACGGCAGGCCAGCCATGGTCTGGAAGGATGAATACATCGAGCAGAAGGGGGTCACCCAGCTCTTACAGGCGGGACCGCGCCTGGTTCACGCGGGACTGCCCGTGGCGGGCCTGGAGGCGACGAAGCGCCGTGCACGAACCTTCATCCTGACCGACCAGGCAGGGAACTGGGCGCTCGGCACCTGCAAAAGTGTCACTCTCCGGGAACTCTCGGATCTGCTCTCGACCCGCGCTCTGCTGCCGGAGGTCACGGTGAAGCGGGCCTTGAACTTCGATGGTGGCAACTCCACCGGGCTGTGGTGGCGGGCGGAGGGTGGCCAGGAGCACGGTGAAAGGGAGTATGCCCGGGTTCGAAACTTCCTGGTGCTTATGCCCAAGACGCCCGTGGCCGCCCGTTGA
- a CDS encoding CPXCG motif-containing cysteine-rich protein, with translation MPSVTCPTCFEEFEVPAPHFSEVPCTVDYDCEVCCRPMSISFWEEDEEILAEAYGLGA, from the coding sequence ATGCCCTCCGTCACCTGCCCCACTTGTTTTGAGGAGTTCGAGGTCCCGGCCCCGCACTTCTCAGAGGTACCGTGCACGGTGGACTATGACTGTGAGGTCTGCTGTCGCCCCATGAGCATCTCCTTCTGGGAGGAAGACGAGGAGATCCTGGCGGAGGCCTACGGGCTTGGGGCCTGA